From a region of the Streptacidiphilus albus JL83 genome:
- a CDS encoding ATP-binding protein — MKRLFRPRRRSPHRTLLAWNSGAEHPAGAARQLLRHFLAELRVDDAQIDDALVMTSELVTNAVRHAQGPYELRIRRTQAEVIVEVHDRTCHIPVMQRLPVEKLIPVQDHDRGSGADALLARVTESGRGLGIVASLSVGCAGGRRTPTGKAMWFAVPTPSCEPTAQGGTP, encoded by the coding sequence ATGAAGCGCCTCTTCCGCCCGCGCCGACGCTCCCCCCACCGCACCCTCCTCGCATGGAACAGCGGCGCGGAGCACCCGGCCGGCGCCGCCCGGCAGCTCCTCCGCCACTTCCTGGCCGAACTCCGAGTGGACGACGCCCAGATCGACGACGCCCTCGTGATGACCAGCGAGCTGGTCACAAATGCAGTCCGCCATGCCCAGGGACCCTACGAGCTCCGCATCCGCCGCACCCAGGCCGAGGTGATCGTCGAGGTACACGACCGCACCTGCCACATCCCCGTGATGCAACGCCTACCCGTCGAGAAGCTGATCCCCGTGCAGGACCACGACCGCGGGAGCGGGGCCGACGCGCTCCTCGCCCGAGTCACCGAGTCAGGCCGCGGGCTGGGCATCGTCGCTTCCCTCTCCGTCGGCTGCGCCGGCGGGCGGAGGACCCCGACCGGCAAGGCGATGTGGTTCGCCGTCCCCACCCCCAGCTGCGAACCCACGGCCCAAGGCGGCACGCCCTGA
- a CDS encoding ATP-binding protein, with protein MQLRTSGDTPAEEHPPDSGGCRPIEQATWHLPAVDTSVGRLRHAVRAALKKWGLGEIGDITELCVSELVTNSVIHSKEPAGCLTLNVTVDRERGRLRVSVADTNPSAPQVREPMSDDEHGRGLLLVRALSAGWGVDHAPARSGKVVWCEIASR; from the coding sequence GTGCAGCTACGAACGTCAGGAGACACCCCCGCAGAGGAGCACCCACCCGACAGCGGGGGGTGCCGGCCCATCGAACAGGCCACCTGGCACCTACCGGCCGTCGACACGAGCGTGGGCCGACTGCGACACGCGGTTCGTGCAGCATTGAAGAAGTGGGGGTTGGGCGAGATCGGCGACATCACGGAGTTGTGCGTCTCGGAGCTCGTCACCAACTCCGTCATTCATTCGAAGGAACCAGCCGGCTGCCTCACTCTGAACGTGACCGTCGACCGGGAGCGTGGTCGACTTCGGGTCTCGGTTGCCGACACCAACCCCTCAGCCCCGCAGGTCCGCGAGCCCATGTCCGACGACGAGCACGGGCGCGGACTGCTGCTGGTCCGGGCCCTCTCCGCCGGGTGGGGGGTTGATCACGCCCCCGCGCGAAGCGGCAAGGTCGTCTGGTGCGAGATCGCGAGCCGATAG
- a CDS encoding type II secretion system F family protein — protein sequence MNPYLGWPLLCGASFGLACYALARALHGVDPAAVAQPSRLRRGARAWWRRRRHPGRRATAAAVTGIAGVALTGWPVALPIGAVAAWTLPDLLGRGDQEKEQIARIEALAGWAEQLRDTLSAASGLQQALQATATTAPVEIRPDVAALAERLAGGQRLPAALQAFGHDLDDPLADLVVVALVGASRRQTGRLADLLTALASSTRAHALMRTRTVAARARVRTSVRVTVGATLALAGGLFVLNRHYLDPYGTPTGQVAVTVVAALFATAFWWLARISAFPDPPRLLAPRSPDPTDPVGRTAAADKSTYAREAAS from the coding sequence ATGAACCCCTACCTCGGTTGGCCGCTGCTGTGCGGGGCGAGCTTCGGCCTGGCCTGTTACGCCCTGGCCCGTGCCTTGCACGGTGTCGATCCCGCCGCGGTGGCGCAGCCCTCGCGGCTGCGGCGCGGGGCACGGGCCTGGTGGAGGCGTCGCCGCCATCCCGGACGGCGGGCGACAGCCGCGGCCGTCACGGGAATCGCCGGGGTGGCGCTGACGGGGTGGCCGGTGGCGCTGCCGATCGGCGCGGTGGCCGCGTGGACCCTTCCGGACCTACTGGGCCGCGGAGACCAGGAGAAGGAGCAGATCGCCCGTATCGAGGCCCTGGCCGGGTGGGCAGAGCAGCTGCGGGACACCCTGTCGGCCGCCTCGGGCCTTCAACAGGCCCTGCAGGCCACTGCCACCACCGCCCCGGTCGAGATCCGTCCGGACGTGGCGGCGCTGGCGGAGCGGCTGGCCGGCGGGCAGCGGCTGCCTGCAGCGCTGCAGGCGTTCGGTCACGACTTGGACGACCCCCTCGCCGATCTTGTCGTGGTCGCGCTGGTGGGAGCGAGCCGACGTCAGACCGGACGGCTGGCCGACCTGCTGACCGCGCTGGCGTCCTCGACCCGCGCGCACGCGCTGATGCGGACCCGTACCGTCGCCGCCCGCGCCCGCGTCAGGACCTCGGTACGCGTCACCGTCGGTGCGACCCTCGCACTGGCGGGCGGACTGTTCGTTCTCAACCGCCACTACCTCGACCCCTATGGCACTCCGACCGGCCAGGTCGCCGTCACTGTCGTTGCTGCACTGTTCGCGACGGCGTTCTGGTGGCTCGCACGGATCAGCGCCTTCCCCGACCCGCCCCGGCTACTCGCACCGAGGAGTCCTGACCCCACCGATCCGGTCGGTCGGACGGCGGCGGCCGACAAGTCCACGTACGCCCGGGAGGCCGCGTCATGA
- a CDS encoding nucleotidyltransferase domain-containing protein, translating to MSAAGSELGPWVPTTPPAVAELFAEAGFPWWIAGGYAIELAVGRPLREHGDLDVLVLRRDQTRVRELLASWDLHLADPPGAGTLRRWNPTEGVPSLVHDVWCRCAPEAPWSLQLMFDESDGPEWESRRDARVRRPVTDLGEVSAAGIPYLRPAVQLYYKAKSVREKDQLDFDAALPLLSSRERAWLASAVTMTLPGHPWLDRLAPTVTGTAQPGR from the coding sequence ATGAGCGCTGCTGGCTCGGAGCTGGGGCCCTGGGTCCCCACCACACCTCCCGCGGTAGCGGAACTGTTCGCAGAGGCAGGATTCCCCTGGTGGATCGCCGGAGGCTACGCGATCGAACTCGCTGTCGGTCGGCCGCTGAGGGAACACGGAGACCTGGACGTGCTCGTCCTTCGGCGTGACCAGACTCGGGTCCGAGAACTACTGGCCTCCTGGGACCTGCACCTCGCGGATCCGCCCGGAGCCGGGACGCTACGCCGGTGGAACCCCACGGAGGGCGTCCCGTCGCTGGTCCATGACGTATGGTGCCGTTGCGCGCCGGAGGCACCCTGGTCCCTCCAGCTGATGTTCGACGAGTCCGACGGCCCCGAGTGGGAGTCCCGCCGGGATGCCCGCGTACGCCGGCCCGTCACCGACCTCGGTGAAGTCTCGGCGGCGGGGATTCCCTACCTCCGCCCGGCTGTTCAGCTCTACTACAAAGCCAAGTCGGTTCGTGAGAAGGACCAGCTGGACTTCGACGCAGCCCTCCCGCTCCTGAGCAGCAGGGAACGGGCTTGGCTGGCGTCGGCGGTGACGATGACGCTCCCTGGGCATCCATGGCTCGACCGACTTGCCCCGACGGTCACTGGAACAGCTCAGCCCGGACGGTGA
- a CDS encoding TadE/TadG family type IV pilus assembly protein: MTAYHRLGAGMWTHTEAERGSTSLEMVLVVPLLALVLTVTVALGELVNTHMDVADAAQQAARAASLTRSPGAAVQAAELAAGQTLAQAGRYCRNLAVTTDTSAFRPGGSVAVRVACTTDLADLGSIVPISHTSAGDARAPIDTYRSALDLGGNP, translated from the coding sequence ATGACTGCGTACCACCGGCTGGGAGCGGGGATGTGGACCCACACCGAGGCCGAACGGGGTTCGACGAGCCTGGAGATGGTGCTCGTCGTCCCGCTGCTGGCGCTGGTGCTGACGGTCACCGTCGCACTGGGGGAACTGGTCAACACGCACATGGACGTCGCCGACGCAGCTCAGCAGGCCGCCCGCGCGGCCTCGCTTACGCGCAGTCCCGGAGCGGCGGTGCAGGCGGCCGAGCTCGCCGCCGGGCAGACTCTCGCACAGGCAGGACGCTACTGCCGCAACCTCGCCGTCACCACCGACACCAGCGCCTTCCGGCCCGGCGGAAGCGTCGCAGTCCGCGTTGCCTGCACCACCGACCTGGCCGACCTCGGCTCCATCGTGCCCATCTCCCATACCAGCGCCGGTGACGCGCGCGCCCCGATCGACACCTACCGCAGCGCACTCGACCTGGGAGGCAACCCGTGA
- a CDS encoding CpaF family protein translates to MTPEVSRGFSGLRDAPDPGRHRARGDIPGQDLEWELAAELRERVTVRLVAEARRRQRQGLGELLAQERRAAGQRMLGEEIQAGTAERLRRGVPLLEPEAEQRVVAQVESALFGMGVLERWLADPELEDLHAIGCDNVFARYADGRRVRLEPLCESDEELVALLQQFAATSGQEERRFDRASPQLNLQLPDGSRLFALMAVSERPSVTVRKHRFPRATLRQLREAEMFGPEIEDFLRLATLARKNITIAGGTKNGKTTLLRAIAAAIPPEERIVTVEDTFEIGLNRNGVHANVVALQAREANLEGAGEVTQAQLVRWGLRMSPDRVIVGEVRGSEVVPMCNAMSQGNDGSLSTIHSSTSRGVFTKFASYAAQGAEGLDVEATNLLVASALHFVVQLGWDSDRRRCVTSIREIVGADGNQIISNEVYRPGSDRRAVFACPLQPETQDDFDLAAVEYGARDPADRGSRADVDPSWGGAA, encoded by the coding sequence ATGACGCCAGAGGTGTCCCGGGGTTTCTCCGGACTGCGCGATGCGCCCGACCCGGGCCGGCACCGGGCGCGGGGTGACATTCCCGGGCAGGACCTGGAGTGGGAGTTGGCCGCTGAGCTGCGGGAGCGGGTGACGGTTCGGCTGGTCGCCGAGGCGCGGCGGCGGCAGCGGCAGGGGCTCGGGGAACTGCTTGCGCAGGAGCGGCGGGCGGCCGGGCAGCGGATGCTCGGCGAGGAGATTCAGGCCGGCACGGCCGAGCGGTTGCGCCGTGGCGTGCCGCTGCTGGAACCCGAGGCCGAGCAAAGGGTGGTGGCACAGGTGGAGAGCGCGCTGTTCGGAATGGGGGTGCTGGAGCGCTGGTTGGCCGATCCGGAGCTGGAGGACCTGCACGCGATCGGCTGCGACAACGTCTTCGCCCGCTACGCGGACGGCCGCCGGGTGCGGCTGGAGCCCTTGTGCGAGTCCGACGAGGAGCTGGTGGCGCTGCTCCAGCAGTTTGCGGCGACGTCGGGGCAGGAGGAGCGTCGGTTCGACCGGGCGAGTCCGCAGCTGAACCTCCAGCTGCCGGACGGGTCAAGACTGTTCGCACTCATGGCGGTCTCGGAACGGCCGAGTGTGACGGTCCGCAAGCACCGCTTCCCCCGCGCGACTCTGCGTCAGTTGCGCGAGGCGGAGATGTTCGGCCCGGAGATCGAGGACTTCCTGCGGCTGGCGACGCTGGCGCGCAAGAACATCACGATCGCCGGGGGGACGAAGAACGGCAAGACGACGCTGCTGCGGGCGATCGCGGCCGCGATCCCGCCCGAGGAACGGATCGTCACTGTGGAGGACACCTTCGAGATCGGGCTGAACCGCAACGGCGTCCATGCCAACGTCGTGGCCCTGCAGGCGAGGGAGGCGAACCTGGAGGGTGCGGGCGAGGTCACCCAGGCGCAGCTGGTGCGCTGGGGACTGCGGATGTCCCCGGACCGGGTCATCGTGGGTGAGGTGCGCGGCAGTGAGGTGGTGCCGATGTGCAACGCTATGTCGCAGGGCAACGACGGCAGCCTGTCCACGATCCATTCGAGCACCTCGCGCGGGGTGTTCACCAAGTTCGCCTCCTACGCGGCTCAGGGCGCGGAGGGGCTGGACGTGGAGGCGACGAACCTGCTGGTCGCCTCTGCGCTGCACTTCGTGGTCCAGCTCGGCTGGGACAGCGACCGACGGCGCTGCGTGACCTCGATCCGCGAGATCGTCGGCGCGGACGGCAACCAGATCATCTCCAACGAGGTCTACCGCCCCGGTTCGGACCGTCGAGCGGTGTTCGCCTGCCCGTTGCAGCCCGAGACCCAGGACGACTTCGACCTGGCCGCCGTCGAGTACGGTGCCCGCGACCCGGCCGACCGCGGGTCTCGCGCCGACGTCGACCCTTCCTGGGGAGGCGCGGCGTGA
- a CDS encoding type II secretion system F family protein, translating into MILDLLLGGGFGLGLWALWNALRPHRPTLAEKLAHGDRGPVLPAASPVSAPFVGERDGDGTAGWAHRLGRPMAPLLAAAGLPGRRLAGDLRALDVPVERHLAEMAAAAAVGLTAPLLAGLALAANGRSLGWLVPVWAALLMGVGGLFVPGVDVRHRAAVLRADARYALSLFLGTAVIALSGGAGVQQALAQAAEAGHGQAFAEFRHAITEAQITHTAPWGPLGRLGQRWGIGELDELASAIQLAGSEGAKVTASLTVKAESLRAHLLADSEAKAGAATEQMSLPVALLFAAFLVFVCYPAITNAMNRL; encoded by the coding sequence ATGATCCTTGACCTTCTGCTGGGGGGTGGTTTCGGCCTGGGTCTGTGGGCCCTGTGGAACGCCCTTCGACCGCACCGGCCGACCCTGGCCGAGAAGCTCGCCCACGGCGACCGCGGACCCGTGCTCCCTGCCGCGTCTCCTGTGTCCGCGCCGTTCGTGGGGGAGCGCGACGGGGACGGGACGGCAGGCTGGGCGCACCGGCTGGGGCGACCGATGGCACCGCTGCTGGCCGCCGCCGGACTGCCGGGCCGCAGGCTGGCCGGCGACCTGCGCGCCCTGGACGTCCCCGTCGAACGGCACCTCGCCGAGATGGCCGCCGCCGCCGCGGTCGGCCTCACCGCCCCACTGCTCGCAGGACTCGCCCTCGCCGCCAACGGCCGGTCCCTGGGCTGGCTGGTGCCGGTGTGGGCAGCGCTGCTCATGGGCGTCGGCGGGCTGTTCGTCCCCGGCGTGGACGTCCGCCACCGTGCGGCGGTGCTGCGTGCGGACGCGCGCTACGCGCTGTCGCTCTTCCTGGGCACGGCGGTGATCGCACTCTCCGGTGGGGCCGGCGTCCAGCAGGCCCTCGCCCAGGCCGCCGAGGCCGGCCACGGACAGGCCTTCGCCGAGTTCCGGCACGCCATCACCGAGGCACAGATCACCCACACCGCCCCCTGGGGTCCGCTGGGACGCCTCGGACAGCGGTGGGGCATCGGCGAACTGGACGAACTCGCTTCCGCGATCCAGCTCGCGGGAAGCGAGGGCGCGAAGGTCACCGCCTCCTTGACCGTCAAGGCCGAATCGCTGCGCGCCCACCTCCTTGCCGACTCCGAGGCCAAGGCGGGCGCGGCCACCGAGCAGATGAGCCTGCCTGTTGCGCTGCTCTTCGCCGCCTTCCTGGTGTTCGTCTGCTACCCGGCGATCACCAACGCGATGAACCGCCTTTGA
- a CDS encoding LysM peptidoglycan-binding domain-containing protein translates to MNSRTRLPCGPERCRLASLAQAAGSATLLIALLSGLPYVLRHYGGWLLSDRLPSLEDLWNTVQSPPSVPLLLEALVVAGWVTWAVLCLNTLLEGAWWLRQLPAVLRGTDVRLLAARRGLTGVLIATLVLGLLAAVRAEHVPALAPGTPTPAAYTLPAVTAPLTPGPDYGADVATSTQRQWRPLDSSTPQDSVCTVRHGDTLWDLARRHLDNPLRWQEIYRLNHGREQADGRRLTNPDRIYPGWQLALPAENLGTPEPTTSPLGRGGGAWPASPQPRTASAPSAPAPVTATPVIPAPIAPAPTGQVPQMSSPGHPDQHSQPTSGSAPHESVGRRRHGVELPGGVGYIDVATLAALGSAAALLARRRRRDSYRPTAPRPLRTPTPAGPEQNPLIHGIRRLAREWDEPLVGDEQMPRVSLGTAADGTLALADVLDRSPGAQFALTGPGADDAVRALLVSALTTAPTGRGEHLVLAAAEAERLVPALIGTQLLGVTIAETTDAALQYLEDHALDHARDGDIETTGDEDSGGVPRLVLVASGLDRRQQHRLDRILRGASRCLGAVHLGPTSDLADYEVASDGTTRNHDYCPDDAFLPRFFHLAQNSADILLRVIRAAHVAAPDRNCEEGYSGIRESSPEEHEDSHSIPEVARNSAPPPESDPAPVAIPVQISAGPVRAVTATTVVEPQPTNIVTPALESEAESAPPPTAGLHVRSRPLRLTLLGTAAMDVRGSAGRPLSGSVGELLAFLAVHDAGASTQLIATSLWPAHAATPERAQAKFDNTKAYARRLLRDALGASAAMLFVQNPVGWRLDPQLISSDLDDLRSALKVAHRAAAPQARLAACRHAADLDTGPLLGADDAEWLDIHREDLRRRLLDCLDTLASAPGQPPEETLRHLGHALSLDTCNEHLHLRQARLLASLGRSDAVLRTLEQLKQHLGEIDERPSPAVVVEFRRLLDPTIRPTPIRLTPEAVPRTRR, encoded by the coding sequence ATGAACAGCCGTACCCGACTTCCCTGCGGGCCAGAGCGGTGCCGCCTGGCCAGCCTCGCTCAGGCCGCCGGCTCCGCCACCCTCCTGATCGCCCTGCTTTCCGGACTGCCCTACGTCCTCCGCCACTACGGCGGCTGGCTGCTCTCCGACCGCCTGCCGAGCCTTGAGGACCTGTGGAACACCGTCCAGAGTCCTCCCAGCGTTCCGCTGTTGCTGGAAGCCCTCGTCGTGGCGGGGTGGGTGACCTGGGCAGTCCTGTGCCTCAACACCCTTCTTGAGGGGGCCTGGTGGCTACGGCAGCTGCCGGCCGTCCTGCGCGGCACGGATGTCCGGCTACTCGCTGCTCGGCGCGGCCTCACCGGTGTGCTGATCGCCACTCTGGTCCTGGGCCTGCTCGCAGCGGTGCGCGCAGAACATGTTCCAGCCCTTGCCCCGGGCACTCCGACGCCCGCCGCCTACACCCTGCCTGCCGTCACCGCCCCGTTGACACCTGGCCCGGACTACGGAGCCGATGTGGCGACCTCGACCCAGCGACAGTGGCGACCGCTGGATTCGTCGACCCCGCAGGACTCGGTGTGCACGGTGCGGCACGGCGACACCCTCTGGGACTTGGCCCGCCGCCATCTGGACAACCCTCTGCGCTGGCAGGAGATCTACCGGCTCAACCACGGCCGCGAACAGGCCGACGGCCGCCGACTGACGAACCCCGACCGCATCTACCCCGGCTGGCAACTCGCCCTGCCGGCTGAGAACCTCGGAACCCCCGAACCCACCACGTCACCGCTTGGGCGTGGTGGCGGCGCATGGCCTGCGAGCCCACAGCCCAGGACCGCCTCCGCACCGAGCGCGCCCGCACCCGTCACTGCTACTCCGGTCATCCCCGCACCGATCGCCCCTGCGCCGACAGGTCAGGTGCCGCAGATGTCCTCGCCCGGCCACCCCGACCAGCACAGTCAACCGACCTCCGGGTCTGCGCCGCACGAGTCGGTCGGCCGGCGGCGCCACGGAGTAGAACTGCCCGGCGGCGTCGGCTACATCGACGTTGCCACACTGGCTGCGTTGGGCTCCGCTGCTGCACTACTCGCCCGCCGCCGCCGACGCGACTCGTATCGACCCACCGCTCCAAGGCCCTTGAGGACACCGACACCTGCCGGTCCCGAACAGAACCCGCTGATCCACGGCATACGCCGTCTGGCCCGCGAGTGGGATGAGCCCTTGGTCGGTGACGAGCAGATGCCGCGCGTATCCCTCGGGACGGCGGCGGACGGCACGCTCGCCCTCGCCGATGTTCTGGACCGCTCCCCTGGCGCTCAGTTCGCGCTGACCGGTCCCGGTGCCGACGATGCCGTCCGTGCGCTGTTGGTCTCCGCCCTGACCACGGCGCCCACTGGCCGCGGCGAGCACCTCGTGTTGGCTGCAGCCGAGGCAGAGCGCCTCGTTCCGGCTCTGATCGGCACTCAGCTACTCGGCGTGACCATCGCTGAGACCACCGACGCGGCACTGCAGTACCTGGAAGACCATGCCCTTGACCACGCCCGCGACGGCGACATCGAGACCACGGGCGACGAGGACTCCGGCGGCGTGCCGCGCCTGGTCCTGGTTGCCTCTGGACTCGACCGCCGCCAACAGCACCGCCTGGACCGCATACTGCGCGGCGCAAGCCGGTGCCTGGGTGCCGTCCACCTCGGCCCGACCTCAGACCTGGCCGACTACGAGGTCGCATCCGATGGCACCACCCGTAACCACGACTACTGCCCCGACGACGCCTTCCTGCCACGCTTCTTCCATCTGGCTCAGAACTCCGCCGATATCCTGCTCCGCGTCATCCGAGCTGCACACGTAGCCGCACCGGACAGGAACTGCGAAGAGGGCTATTCTGGAATTCGGGAATCCTCACCTGAGGAGCACGAGGATTCTCATTCAATTCCTGAGGTGGCGCGAAATTCGGCCCCTCCGCCCGAATCGGATCCCGCGCCGGTTGCGATTCCTGTGCAGATTTCGGCCGGGCCCGTCCGGGCGGTCACGGCAACGACCGTCGTCGAGCCACAGCCCACGAACATTGTCACTCCCGCATTGGAGTCGGAGGCCGAGTCGGCGCCCCCTCCGACGGCTGGGCTCCACGTCAGGAGTCGGCCGCTCCGCCTCACTCTGCTCGGTACTGCTGCGATGGACGTGCGCGGTTCCGCGGGCCGACCACTGTCCGGCAGCGTCGGTGAACTCCTGGCGTTCCTGGCCGTCCACGACGCCGGTGCCTCCACCCAACTGATCGCCACCTCTCTGTGGCCGGCACATGCCGCCACCCCCGAGCGCGCACAGGCGAAGTTCGACAACACCAAGGCATACGCCCGACGCCTGCTGCGCGACGCCCTCGGAGCATCTGCTGCGATGCTGTTTGTCCAGAACCCGGTCGGCTGGCGACTCGATCCCCAGCTCATCAGCAGCGATCTGGACGACCTGCGCAGCGCTCTGAAAGTTGCCCACCGGGCCGCTGCCCCTCAGGCGCGACTGGCGGCCTGCCGCCATGCGGCCGACTTGGACACTGGTCCGCTCCTGGGGGCCGATGACGCCGAATGGCTCGACATTCACCGCGAGGACCTGCGACGGCGCCTTCTGGACTGCCTCGACACCCTCGCCTCCGCACCCGGCCAACCGCCGGAGGAAACCCTCCGGCATCTCGGCCACGCCCTGAGCCTGGACACCTGCAACGAACACCTCCATCTGCGCCAGGCCCGCCTCCTTGCCTCCCTCGGCCGCAGCGACGCTGTCCTGCGCACCCTGGAACAGCTCAAACAGCACCTCGGCGAGATCGACGAACGCCCGTCGCCCGCCGTCGTCGTCGAGTTCCGCCGCCTCCTGGACCCCACCATTCGTCCGACGCCTATCCGCCTTACGCCTGAGGCAGTCCCCCGCACACGGCGTTGA
- a CDS encoding P-loop NTPase family protein, translating to MALIAVVSAKGGAGVSTVALALAGAWRPGTAKPLLVEADPGGGDLLVNFQLEDGPGLVSLASAARRSGLDAALVAAHSRPLHRGARVVPAPVSAERTGAVLDLLAPLWADADLDGEYVVADVGRRLDMVSGRELLARADVAVMVSGGSAAALAHTGHAIRKVEGQLKSVVVAVSGHSEHSREEIATALGVEAVVMVPRDEVSAAVLRGEPEPRRRRGERGTYELMRHVVLLGDVLRPHLPVVSAPPDPAPVEPPRGRVDLVGAVQRSN from the coding sequence ATGGCACTGATCGCGGTGGTGAGTGCGAAGGGTGGGGCTGGGGTGTCCACGGTCGCGCTCGCTCTGGCCGGGGCATGGCGTCCGGGGACGGCGAAGCCGCTGCTGGTGGAGGCCGATCCCGGCGGCGGTGACCTGTTGGTCAACTTCCAGTTGGAGGACGGTCCGGGGCTGGTGTCGCTGGCTTCGGCAGCGCGGCGCTCGGGGCTGGACGCGGCACTGGTGGCCGCACACTCACGCCCACTCCACCGGGGAGCGCGAGTGGTCCCCGCGCCGGTGAGCGCGGAGCGGACCGGGGCGGTCCTGGACCTTCTGGCACCGCTGTGGGCGGATGCGGATCTGGACGGGGAGTACGTGGTCGCCGATGTGGGCCGCCGGTTGGACATGGTCTCCGGCAGGGAACTGCTGGCGCGGGCAGACGTGGCGGTGATGGTGTCGGGCGGCTCGGCTGCGGCGCTCGCGCACACCGGTCACGCGATCCGCAAGGTGGAGGGGCAGCTCAAGTCCGTGGTCGTGGCCGTGTCCGGGCACAGCGAGCACAGCCGTGAGGAGATCGCGACCGCGCTGGGGGTCGAGGCGGTGGTGATGGTGCCGCGCGACGAGGTCAGCGCGGCGGTGCTGCGAGGGGAGCCGGAACCCAGGCGGCGACGCGGTGAGCGGGGTACCTACGAACTGATGCGACATGTCGTCCTACTCGGCGACGTCCTGCGGCCCCATCTGCCCGTGGTCTCGGCGCCGCCGGACCCGGCACCGGTCGAGCCGCCCAGAGGCCGGGTCGATCTCGTGGGCGCCGTCCAGCGCAGCAACTGA
- a CDS encoding SAF domain-containing protein — MAGAPGTRQRNSQRCAMYGELMMTQFSRTALPFVRQRTQGAGGGGVSAVDGAGDAIQALASGDRERRRRSRRQILTAAGTAVACAVGFAWLASAGGQRIEVLALARPVEAGQVIAASDLTRVLVPPGSGVAVLPAAQEERVVGQRAAQSLWAGALLAPQALSSGDPGAGNGVLALEVKEGRFPPTLAAGQSVAVYDAGSDGTEGMAPASQAGSTPAGSAAAAGPVLATVLSVGAASAGEGGAVVVVRTGSAGAARLAVAGDPSLVQVSAGGR; from the coding sequence GTGGCTGGCGCGCCCGGGACGCGGCAGCGGAATTCGCAGCGATGCGCAATGTACGGGGAGTTGATGATGACGCAGTTCAGCAGGACGGCGTTGCCGTTCGTTCGGCAGCGGACGCAGGGCGCGGGCGGCGGCGGTGTGAGCGCTGTGGACGGGGCCGGTGACGCGATTCAGGCCCTGGCGTCCGGTGACAGGGAGAGGCGTCGGCGCAGTCGACGGCAGATCCTGACGGCCGCAGGGACGGCGGTGGCCTGTGCGGTGGGCTTCGCGTGGTTGGCGAGTGCCGGCGGGCAGCGGATCGAGGTGCTGGCGCTGGCCAGGCCGGTGGAGGCCGGGCAGGTGATCGCGGCGTCCGATCTGACCCGAGTGCTGGTACCGCCCGGCAGCGGCGTCGCAGTGCTGCCGGCAGCACAGGAGGAGCGAGTGGTCGGTCAGCGGGCGGCGCAGTCGCTGTGGGCTGGGGCGCTACTGGCGCCGCAGGCGCTGAGCAGCGGTGATCCGGGTGCAGGGAACGGGGTGCTGGCGCTGGAGGTGAAGGAGGGTCGCTTTCCGCCGACCCTGGCGGCCGGGCAGTCGGTGGCCGTCTACGACGCAGGCTCGGATGGTACGGAGGGCATGGCCCCCGCCTCACAAGCCGGCTCAACGCCTGCCGGTTCTGCTGCCGCGGCGGGTCCGGTGTTGGCGACGGTGCTGTCGGTCGGTGCGGCGAGTGCGGGGGAGGGCGGGGCGGTGGTCGTGGTGCGGACGGGCTCGGCCGGAGCGGCCCGCTTGGCGGTGGCGGGGGATCCGTCGCTGGTGCAGGTCTCGGCGGGCGGGCGGTGA
- a CDS encoding TadE/TadG family type IV pilus assembly protein, whose translation MARRPSDRGSATPELLVAVPLLLLTMLAVVQFGVALHAQQIAQAVADRALAVANAEGSSAAAGQAEAASDLSRLAGRNLLNTRAAVTRTDQESTVTITGTATEVVPFVHLRIRAHAAGPVERITQDVSGPGG comes from the coding sequence TTGGCGCGAAGACCCTCGGACCGAGGGTCGGCGACGCCCGAGCTGCTGGTGGCGGTTCCGCTGTTGCTGCTGACGATGTTGGCGGTCGTCCAGTTCGGTGTCGCGCTGCACGCCCAGCAGATCGCCCAGGCGGTCGCCGATCGGGCCCTGGCCGTCGCCAATGCCGAGGGCTCCAGTGCTGCGGCCGGGCAGGCCGAGGCCGCATCCGACCTGAGCCGACTGGCCGGGCGGAACCTCCTGAACACCCGGGCCGCAGTGACCCGAACCGACCAGGAGTCCACGGTCACGATCACCGGCACGGCCACCGAGGTCGTCCCCTTCGTCCACCTGCGTATCCGCGCCCATGCGGCCGGACCTGTCGAACGGATCACCCAGGATGTCAGCGGACCCGGCGGATGA